The bacterium genome has a segment encoding these proteins:
- a CDS encoding TauD/TfdA family dioxygenase, producing the protein MRIEPLTAALGAELSDIDLGGLDAEMAAELRKAILEYKVVGIRDQFLGDAGHVRLAESLGEPWIHPMDRLAGVDSAEPSELRVKSDHQLLTDRWHLDVLYAPNPPAVTEHATNPSVTCRWRWRNGDVVIWDERCTAHFAVRDPWEGERVLRRLLVEGDCPVTAN; encoded by the coding sequence ATGCGAATAGAACCGCTCACTGCGGCACTCGGGGCTGAGCTGTCGGATATCGACCTCGGTGGACTCGACGCCGAGATGGCAGCGGAGCTGCGGAAAGCCATCTTGGAGTACAAGGTGGTGGGCATCAGGGACCAGTTTCTTGGTGATGCTGGCCATGTTCGGCTGGCTGAGTCGCTCGGTGAGCCGTGGATTCACCCGATGGACCGCCTGGCCGGCGTCGATTCGGCCGAGCCGTCGGAGCTGCGAGTCAAGAGCGACCACCAGCTTCTGACCGACCGGTGGCACCTGGATGTGCTGTATGCCCCCAACCCGCCCGCCGTCACTGAACACGCCACCAATCCCAGCGTGACGTGCCGCTGGCGCTGGCGCAACGGGGATGTAGTGATCTGGGACGAGCGGTGTACCGCCCACTTTGCCGTGCGTGATCCGTGGGAAGGCGAACGCGTGCTGCGACGGCTGCTTGTTGAGGGTGATTGCCCTGTGACGGCCAACTAG
- a CDS encoding cupin domain-containing protein, whose translation MHTTRTIDYMVCLDGEVTLLLDEGEVTLHKYDTVVQRGTAHHWENRGTEPTRLAFVLLNAQPLL comes from the coding sequence ATGCACACCACCAGGACTATCGACTACATGGTGTGCCTCGACGGCGAGGTCACCCTGTTGCTGGACGAAGGGGAGGTGACCCTGCACAAGTACGACACGGTGGTCCAGCGGGGGACCGCGCACCACTGGGAGAACCGGGGCACCGAGCCGACCCGGCTGGCGTTCGTTCTCCTCAATGCCCAACCACTGCTATAG
- a CDS encoding NAD(P)-dependent oxidoreductase: MRNKTIVVTGPTGMVGPPLCKSLAADNRVIALARFSDPDARADLEAGGVECIAVDFVAADFSAVLRDVDVVVNLAVIKTGDWKTDLAVCSEATGHLMSHFRDAEAFLHCSSGAVYQPNGGQPFTEDSPHGNHHAHMMPTYSICKIAGESVARFGAQEFDLPTVIARLNVPYGDTAGWPLFHLLMMRAGMDIEVHTDGARYNLIHDEDIAADLPILLDQASVPATTLNWASPGLVSVAEWCAYMAELDGCDPPKIVEADTAIPSTVMDTSRMEYLRPDRLVGWQDGIRRLVENHPT, translated from the coding sequence TTGCGGAACAAGACCATTGTGGTGACGGGGCCGACGGGGATGGTGGGGCCACCGCTGTGCAAGTCACTGGCCGCCGACAATCGGGTGATTGCGCTGGCCCGGTTCTCAGACCCTGATGCCCGGGCCGATCTGGAGGCTGGGGGAGTGGAGTGCATCGCCGTGGATTTCGTGGCCGCCGACTTCTCGGCGGTTCTCCGTGATGTGGACGTGGTTGTGAATCTGGCGGTGATCAAGACCGGCGACTGGAAGACGGACCTGGCGGTGTGCTCGGAGGCCACCGGGCATCTGATGAGCCACTTCCGCGACGCGGAGGCGTTCCTTCATTGTTCATCGGGGGCGGTGTATCAGCCCAATGGGGGTCAGCCGTTCACCGAGGACAGCCCCCACGGCAATCACCACGCCCACATGATGCCCACCTATTCCATTTGCAAGATCGCTGGTGAGTCGGTGGCCCGATTCGGGGCCCAGGAATTCGATCTGCCGACGGTGATCGCCCGGCTCAATGTGCCCTACGGCGACACCGCCGGCTGGCCGCTGTTCCACCTGCTGATGATGCGGGCGGGCATGGACATCGAGGTGCATACCGATGGCGCCCGCTACAACCTCATTCACGACGAGGACATCGCCGCCGACTTACCCATTTTGCTGGATCAGGCGTCGGTTCCTGCCACCACCTTGAATTGGGCCAGCCCAGGATTGGTGTCGGTTGCCGAGTGGTGTGCGTACATGGCCGAACTAGACGGCTGCGATCCCCCCAAGATCGTGGAGGCCGACACCGCCATTCCCAGCACGGTGATGGATACCAGCCGCATGGAGTACCTGCGCCCCGACCGCCTGGTGGGCTGGCAAGACGGCATCCGCCGTCTAGTTGAGAACCATCCCACCTGA
- a CDS encoding thiamine pyrophosphate-binding protein encodes MTTQSDSGSMRSGGTAVVEQLVREGVEVVFGIPGVQLMHILDSLHHGADEIRYITVRHEQATAFMADGYARVSGRPGTTLIVPGPGVYNAGSGLATAYAASSPVFQISGQINRDAIGQGKSLPHEVHDQLDVVRPITKHAERITEADQLPAAVRRAFAAMTSGRTRPAHLEIPPETMGELTGAPVVAPVAPEPQRPDPELVAQAARLLAEADHPLLVVGGGAHGAAFVLRELQHHLQAATISTREGKGVIDGRDPAVLGTLFVHQRLAPVIADTDVVLAVGTRLQGVGLGDHHRLIHLDVDPTEIGRFTPPEVALVGDAEAGAADLLDALRQVSDPSPDRSAQWHQARQRVDVAHRAAGPQAAIVEALADSLPEDSILAVDATMVGYMCHMYLPVAHPRSYLTSSYMGTLGFAMNMALGAKVAAPKRPVVSINGDGGFLFASNELATAIQYDIPTVHIVVNDSGYGNTRLDQEVNYGGRLLGTELHNPDLVKYAESFGCAAVRVSDEAGLRSTVREMIAENRPSVVELVIDPLPTNGF; translated from the coding sequence ATGACAACGCAATCGGATTCCGGCTCGATGCGTTCGGGGGGAACGGCGGTTGTTGAGCAGCTGGTGCGAGAAGGCGTCGAGGTGGTATTCGGCATTCCCGGCGTGCAGCTCATGCACATCTTGGACTCGCTCCACCACGGCGCCGATGAGATCCGCTACATAACCGTGCGCCACGAGCAGGCCACGGCCTTCATGGCCGACGGATACGCCCGGGTGAGCGGACGGCCCGGCACCACCCTCATCGTGCCCGGCCCCGGCGTGTACAACGCGGGGTCGGGGCTGGCCACGGCATACGCCGCATCGTCGCCGGTGTTCCAGATATCAGGCCAGATCAACCGGGACGCCATCGGCCAGGGCAAAAGCCTCCCCCACGAAGTACACGATCAGCTCGACGTGGTCCGACCCATCACCAAACACGCCGAGCGAATCACTGAGGCCGACCAGCTTCCCGCCGCGGTGAGACGGGCCTTTGCGGCGATGACTAGCGGCCGTACTCGCCCCGCTCACCTGGAAATTCCCCCTGAGACCATGGGCGAGCTGACAGGTGCGCCGGTTGTCGCCCCCGTCGCTCCCGAACCTCAGCGGCCCGATCCGGAACTGGTGGCCCAAGCCGCCCGCCTGCTCGCTGAGGCCGACCACCCGCTGCTGGTCGTCGGCGGCGGGGCCCATGGCGCAGCCTTTGTCCTTCGCGAGCTGCAACACCACCTCCAGGCGGCGACCATCTCCACTCGGGAGGGCAAGGGCGTGATCGACGGCCGCGACCCCGCGGTGCTCGGCACGCTGTTCGTCCACCAGCGCCTTGCACCGGTCATCGCCGACACCGATGTGGTGCTGGCGGTGGGTACCCGTCTCCAAGGCGTTGGGCTGGGCGACCATCACCGGCTGATCCACCTCGACGTCGATCCCACCGAGATCGGCCGATTCACCCCGCCGGAGGTCGCCCTGGTGGGCGATGCCGAAGCAGGCGCAGCCGACCTGCTCGACGCCCTGCGGCAGGTCAGCGATCCCAGTCCCGATCGCTCAGCGCAGTGGCACCAGGCTCGCCAGCGCGTCGACGTCGCCCATCGAGCCGCCGGTCCCCAAGCCGCCATCGTCGAGGCTCTGGCCGACAGCCTGCCTGAGGACTCAATTTTGGCAGTCGACGCCACCATGGTGGGCTACATGTGCCACATGTACCTGCCGGTCGCCCATCCCCGGTCCTACCTCACGTCTTCATACATGGGCACGCTCGGTTTCGCCATGAACATGGCCCTCGGCGCAAAGGTGGCCGCCCCTAAGCGGCCCGTGGTGTCGATCAACGGCGATGGCGGCTTCTTGTTCGCCAGCAACGAGCTGGCCACCGCTATCCAATACGACATCCCAACCGTGCACATCGTGGTCAACGACAGCGGTTACGGCAACACCCGCCTGGACCAAGAGGTCAACTACGGCGGACGGCTCCTCGGAACCGAGCTGCACAATCCCGACCTGGTGAAGTACGCCGAGTCGTTCGGTTGCGCCGCC
- a CDS encoding DUF1214 domain-containing protein produces the protein MADRSGQAWEELVALMGEIEGDWWREARGVPTANDRAEARIFALNSLQHALEFWSQADPARPWFYRWFSPTKKLLGDNPDAIYYGTVIDPDLDYVVRGNLAGAVYTSFTVEQGTAGGAMSAKLGATLNDDEIEINSDGSYELQLSQSPQPGNWLALTPESGSITTRHYFEWDRPAATDPNMNVPLSIEPTVDLGPPAIPDDEACAQGLQRVVTFLRSVTVEWPDGPREDMPAWSSPELNRFTNPPLDEGNRTIGYAAADNAYRSTRYRLGPDEALEIRGRFPDCRFANVVLNNRFIQTPPYRDRRVSLNRRQTVLEPDGSFRMILAHRDPGVPNWLDTAGAPTGTIFWRYLLPTEQPTQLETQVLAVDDV, from the coding sequence ATGGCTGATCGATCAGGACAGGCGTGGGAAGAGCTGGTAGCCCTGATGGGGGAAATCGAAGGCGATTGGTGGCGGGAGGCAAGGGGAGTGCCGACCGCCAATGACCGGGCCGAGGCTCGGATATTTGCCCTCAATAGCTTGCAGCACGCTCTGGAGTTCTGGTCGCAGGCTGATCCGGCTCGGCCATGGTTCTACCGGTGGTTTTCGCCGACCAAGAAGCTGCTAGGGGACAATCCCGACGCCATCTACTACGGCACAGTGATCGATCCCGATCTCGACTATGTGGTCCGGGGCAATCTCGCCGGGGCGGTATACACCTCGTTCACGGTGGAGCAGGGAACCGCCGGGGGTGCGATGTCAGCCAAGCTGGGGGCCACTCTCAATGACGATGAAATCGAGATCAACTCCGACGGAAGCTACGAGTTGCAGCTCAGCCAGAGCCCCCAGCCCGGTAACTGGCTGGCGCTTACGCCTGAATCCGGGAGCATCACGACACGGCACTATTTCGAGTGGGATCGCCCCGCCGCCACCGACCCCAACATGAATGTGCCCCTGTCCATCGAGCCGACGGTCGATCTCGGACCGCCGGCCATCCCCGACGACGAGGCTTGCGCCCAGGGTCTTCAGCGAGTGGTCACGTTTCTGCGCAGTGTGACCGTCGAATGGCCCGACGGGCCTCGAGAAGACATGCCAGCGTGGAGCTCTCCTGAACTCAACCGCTTCACCAACCCTCCCCTCGACGAGGGCAATCGGACCATCGGCTATGCCGCGGCCGACAACGCTTACCGCTCCACCCGCTATCGACTGGGACCTGACGAGGCGCTGGAGATTCGGGGCCGATTCCCGGATTGCCGTTTCGCCAACGTGGTGCTCAACAACCGCTTCATCCAGACGCCGCCCTATCGAGACCGCCGGGTTTCGCTGAACCGACGCCAAACGGTGCTTGAGCCGGACGGCTCTTTCCGCATGATCCTCGCTCATCGGGATCCCGGCGTCCCCAACTGGCTGGACACCGCTGGCGCCCCCACCGGCACGATCTTCTGGCGCTATCTGCTTCCTACCGAACAGCCCACCCAACTCGAAACCCAGGTGCTCGCGGTTGACGACGTATGA
- a CDS encoding cytochrome P450, whose translation MSESLDDRIQRLLDRDEVLLASPWQLFDEVRSASDSAFYSEAMGAWVITSYQLLHDILVDPATWSNRSPTATYEFRNPVAEHADAIEQEPEMVEAVRRFRNRSRGRVLNTADPPEHVRQRRALNRAFRPARLRALEPEVKSVSDSLVAAFAPRGRADLVQEYAVLLPMVMISRMLGVPEAELEMFKGWSDDFAIPIGRARPSRDEVRSYIKSEYEFDEHFSDLVEQRQAEPRDDLISDVANAEVDGEPLTYEERMGALRQFLLAGNETTTTLLGNIGHRLATNHGLRDHLDSNRDLVPAFVEEALRHEGPVTGLFRVATRDTELGGVPVAKGEFAWLAFAAANRDPELCPIPHEFNIARSPNDHVAFGYGEHYCIGQGLARLEGKVGANAMLDLSNLALADDHSDTFMDSYILRGRTQLLVAFDPPEARRP comes from the coding sequence ATGTCGGAATCTCTTGACGACCGGATTCAGCGGCTGCTGGACAGGGACGAGGTGCTCTTGGCGTCTCCCTGGCAGCTCTTTGACGAGGTGCGGTCGGCGTCGGACTCGGCGTTCTACAGCGAGGCCATGGGGGCGTGGGTCATCACCAGTTACCAACTCCTGCACGACATCCTTGTCGATCCCGCGACATGGTCAAACCGGTCCCCCACTGCCACCTATGAGTTCCGCAATCCTGTGGCCGAACACGCCGATGCCATCGAACAAGAGCCGGAGATGGTTGAGGCGGTCCGCCGCTTTCGCAACCGCTCTCGGGGCCGAGTGCTCAACACGGCCGACCCCCCCGAGCACGTGCGCCAGCGCAGGGCTCTGAACCGTGCCTTTCGGCCTGCACGCCTTCGGGCGTTGGAGCCCGAGGTCAAGTCGGTGTCAGATTCGCTGGTTGCTGCTTTCGCCCCGCGCGGTCGGGCTGACCTGGTTCAGGAATATGCCGTGTTATTGCCCATGGTGATGATCTCGCGGATGCTGGGGGTTCCCGAGGCTGAATTGGAGATGTTCAAGGGATGGTCGGACGACTTCGCCATTCCCATCGGACGAGCCCGACCCAGTCGCGACGAGGTGCGCAGCTACATCAAGTCGGAGTACGAGTTCGACGAGCACTTCTCGGACTTGGTCGAGCAGCGCCAAGCCGAGCCCCGCGATGATCTGATCTCCGATGTGGCCAACGCCGAGGTCGACGGCGAGCCGCTGACCTACGAAGAGCGGATGGGGGCGCTGCGGCAGTTCCTGCTGGCCGGCAACGAGACAACCACCACGCTGTTGGGCAACATTGGCCACCGCCTGGCCACTAACCACGGTTTGCGAGATCACTTGGACTCAAACCGAGACCTAGTGCCGGCGTTCGTCGAGGAGGCGCTTCGCCATGAGGGGCCGGTCACTGGCCTCTTCCGAGTTGCTACTCGGGACACCGAACTCGGAGGGGTGCCAGTGGCCAAGGGTGAGTTCGCGTGGTTGGCGTTCGCGGCCGCCAACCGCGACCCCGAGTTGTGTCCGATTCCCCACGAATTCAACATCGCCCGCAGTCCCAATGACCATGTGGCCTTCGGATACGGCGAGCACTACTGCATCGGCCAGGGGCTGGCTCGCCTGGAGGGCAAGGTGGGCGCCAATGCCATGTTGGATCTGTCCAATCTGGCGCTCGCCGACGACCACAGCGACACCTTCATGGACAGCTACATCCTGCGAGGCCGCACCCAACTGCTGGTTGCCTTCGACCCCCCAGAGGCGCGCAGACCATGA
- a CDS encoding type II toxin-antitoxin system PemK/MazF family toxin has protein sequence MLTSGDVVELDLGLPFGREAGFRHPAIVVTAQRVLDAGPSVIQVVPLTSQLRGFTSEVELDADPENGLDRTSVAQCQHIRAVAAGRIEGARGNVGGAALTQIREVLGLILDIPG, from the coding sequence ATGCTGACCTCGGGTGATGTCGTCGAGCTGGATCTCGGGCTGCCGTTTGGCCGAGAGGCGGGATTTCGCCACCCAGCGATCGTCGTAACCGCCCAAAGGGTTCTCGACGCCGGGCCCAGTGTCATTCAGGTCGTGCCGCTGACATCGCAACTGCGAGGGTTTACGTCGGAGGTGGAGCTCGACGCCGATCCTGAAAACGGGTTGGATCGCACATCGGTCGCCCAGTGTCAACACATCCGTGCCGTCGCGGCTGGCCGAATCGAAGGGGCAAGAGGAAACGTCGGTGGAGCAGCGCTCACCCAAATCCGTGAGGTGCTGGGCCTGATCCTCGACATCCCCGGTTGA